A single Symbiobacterium thermophilum IAM 14863 DNA region contains:
- a CDS encoding WD40 repeat domain-containing protein, whose translation MKSAKRAFVCAWLCLLLVAGCTLPLSAPVVQEAEPATDNVRQSGAPALPEERAGAPPRLVDRLVYRQTPVLTRVVDGITALRLEPWQQEVAVGSGPVELTWQLDTHDARPYRGLLRTEGAEPAQVRTVLGVIQARFEPPLPDRWTAWLEGVAGSHTQLVRHPEPTVVLGYRAADGTVVPLEGTEAILPAGPLRLLLEFDQAVDADSLTSWLSGVRQCTALPVALAQGTGDRWWIETEEAPVRLYLDLRTVVAAGSGLPVARYPLTVWSEAGLPYLERVDLATGRAEELLRLPPEIREAWPSPDGARIALRSWRSHGDQWRDDRVSVVDLTGNQVIGTTLQGGSLHWVGGRLVNRVPGGSAEGAWELWDPDTGEKTGGEPPLSALAAGMPEAVAFSPDGRAAAYVGPAPGAGAGGAEPAPSPLVLVDLRTGTVRTIPGFVETGGPSGEGAALEVAWSPDGNRLAALEPVTGARGSRVVVYDLERDARTTAAELPVHAWQARLAWSPRGDRLLAYGGGGGTWIIDPEGGDAVHVADSGHAQAFWDRTGERILAARGPWDGVFVHTLADGTRVELGDGLPAGWAGDAVYIIRRPYAPCGLPLP comes from the coding sequence ATGAAGAGCGCGAAGCGGGCCTTCGTATGTGCGTGGCTCTGCCTGCTCCTTGTGGCAGGCTGCACCTTGCCGCTGTCCGCCCCGGTCGTGCAGGAGGCTGAACCGGCCACGGACAATGTGCGTCAGTCGGGCGCGCCCGCGCTCCCGGAGGAGCGTGCGGGCGCGCCGCCGCGCCTGGTCGACCGGCTGGTCTACCGGCAGACCCCCGTGCTGACCCGGGTCGTGGACGGCATCACCGCCCTCCGCCTGGAGCCCTGGCAGCAGGAGGTGGCCGTCGGATCCGGCCCGGTGGAGCTGACCTGGCAGCTGGACACCCACGACGCCAGGCCCTACCGCGGGCTGCTGCGCACCGAGGGGGCGGAGCCGGCCCAGGTGCGCACGGTGCTCGGCGTGATCCAGGCCCGGTTTGAGCCGCCGCTGCCGGACCGGTGGACGGCATGGCTGGAGGGGGTCGCGGGCTCGCATACGCAGCTGGTCCGCCACCCGGAGCCGACGGTGGTCCTGGGCTACCGGGCGGCGGACGGTACGGTGGTTCCCCTGGAGGGGACCGAGGCGATCCTGCCTGCGGGGCCGCTCCGGCTGCTGCTGGAGTTTGACCAGGCGGTGGATGCGGACAGCCTGACTTCCTGGCTTTCCGGCGTGCGGCAGTGCACCGCCCTGCCCGTCGCGCTGGCCCAGGGGACCGGCGATCGCTGGTGGATCGAGACGGAGGAGGCGCCGGTCCGCCTTTACCTTGACCTGCGGACCGTTGTCGCGGCCGGGAGCGGGCTGCCTGTGGCCCGCTACCCCCTGACGGTGTGGAGCGAGGCCGGGCTCCCTTACCTGGAGCGGGTGGACCTGGCGACGGGCAGGGCCGAGGAACTGCTCCGCCTGCCGCCGGAGATCCGCGAGGCCTGGCCTTCGCCCGACGGCGCCCGAATCGCCCTGCGGTCCTGGCGCAGCCACGGGGACCAGTGGCGGGACGACCGGGTGAGCGTGGTCGATCTGACCGGAAACCAGGTGATCGGCACAACGCTTCAGGGGGGCTCCCTCCACTGGGTCGGCGGCCGGCTGGTCAACCGGGTGCCCGGGGGATCGGCGGAGGGGGCCTGGGAGCTCTGGGACCCCGACACGGGGGAGAAGACCGGCGGGGAGCCGCCGCTGTCGGCGTTGGCCGCCGGGATGCCGGAAGCCGTGGCTTTCTCGCCCGACGGAAGGGCCGCCGCCTACGTGGGGCCGGCCCCGGGTGCGGGCGCGGGCGGGGCCGAACCTGCCCCTTCCCCGCTGGTCCTGGTGGATCTGCGTACAGGCACGGTGCGCACCATCCCGGGGTTCGTCGAGACTGGCGGCCCGTCCGGGGAGGGCGCCGCGCTCGAGGTGGCCTGGAGCCCCGACGGGAACCGGCTTGCGGCGCTGGAACCCGTGACCGGGGCTCGGGGGAGCCGGGTCGTGGTCTACGACCTGGAGCGGGACGCGCGCACAACCGCCGCCGAGCTGCCGGTTCATGCCTGGCAGGCGCGGCTGGCCTGGAGTCCCCGGGGTGACCGGCTGCTGGCCTACGGCGGAGGGGGCGGGACCTGGATCATCGATCCGGAGGGCGGGGACGCCGTCCATGTGGCAGACTCAGGACACGCGCAGGCCTTCTGGGACCGGACAGGGGAACGGATCCTGGCGGCCAGGGGGCCCTGGGACGGGGTCTTCGTCCACACCCTCGCCGACGGCACCCGGGTGGAACTGGGGGATGGCCTGCCCGCCGGCTGGGCCGGAGACGCCGTGTACATCATCCGCCGGCCGTACGCCCCCTGCGGACTGCCCCTGCCCTGA
- a CDS encoding acyl-CoA dehydrogenase family protein produces MTLGPWFFGQTEVDWQAYEMADDLADRFAQTAAEYDRTGTFPFAHFEAMRERGYLALTVPREDGGLGAGVHAMVFAQERLARGDGSTALAVGWHLYVVGKQAHSRTWPEPVRRRLFGEVVTDGALLNACASEPETGSPSRGGLPRTTARRLPDGSWVLTGRKNFTTLSPILRYFLVSATLDGTEEAAWFLVPRDAPGLHVEETWDSLGMRATGSHDLRLEEVHLPADALLESARERTEGRTEGWLLHVPAVYLGVAQAARDFAVKYAVERRTVNPPGHPEPTSRLADRPHVQRLIGEMDLALLPARHLLMGLARRWDERPEWRSRMVDAVAACKPFVVETALRVVDQAMRVAGGASLARSLPLERFYRDARAGLHNPPMEDVVIGNLARSAIRRAEAGEDAAR; encoded by the coding sequence GTGACTCTGGGCCCCTGGTTCTTCGGTCAGACCGAGGTCGACTGGCAGGCCTACGAGATGGCCGACGACCTGGCTGACCGGTTCGCACAGACCGCAGCAGAATACGACCGCACCGGAACCTTTCCCTTCGCGCACTTCGAGGCCATGCGGGAGCGCGGCTACCTGGCCCTGACGGTTCCGCGGGAAGACGGCGGCCTCGGCGCCGGCGTACATGCCATGGTCTTCGCCCAGGAGCGGCTGGCTCGTGGCGACGGTTCGACGGCCCTGGCGGTCGGCTGGCACCTGTACGTGGTTGGGAAGCAGGCGCACAGCCGGACGTGGCCGGAGCCGGTGCGCAGGCGGCTCTTCGGCGAGGTGGTGACCGACGGCGCCCTGCTGAACGCCTGCGCCTCCGAACCCGAGACCGGCAGCCCGAGCCGCGGCGGTCTCCCGCGCACCACGGCCCGCCGGCTGCCCGACGGTTCCTGGGTGCTGACCGGCCGGAAGAACTTCACGACGCTGTCCCCCATCCTGCGCTACTTCCTGGTCTCCGCCACCCTGGACGGCACCGAGGAGGCCGCCTGGTTTCTCGTGCCGCGCGACGCGCCGGGCCTGCACGTCGAGGAGACCTGGGATTCGCTGGGGATGCGGGCGACCGGCAGCCACGACCTGCGGCTGGAGGAGGTTCACCTGCCCGCGGACGCCCTGCTGGAGTCGGCCCGCGAGCGGACCGAGGGCCGCACCGAAGGGTGGCTGCTCCACGTGCCCGCCGTGTACCTCGGCGTGGCCCAGGCGGCAAGGGATTTCGCCGTGAAGTACGCGGTGGAGCGGCGCACCGTCAACCCGCCCGGACACCCCGAGCCGACCTCCCGGCTGGCCGATCGTCCGCACGTGCAGCGGCTCATCGGCGAGATGGACCTGGCCCTGCTGCCGGCCCGCCACCTGCTGATGGGCCTGGCCCGCCGTTGGGACGAGCGCCCCGAGTGGCGTTCCCGCATGGTGGACGCGGTCGCCGCCTGCAAGCCTTTCGTCGTCGAGACCGCCCTCCGCGTCGTCGACCAGGCCATGCGGGTCGCCGGAGGCGCCAGCCTGGCCCGGTCGCTGCCCCTGGAGCGGTTCTACCGGGATGCGCGGGCGGGCCTGCACAACCCGCCCATGGAAGACGTGGTGATCGGCAACCTGGCCCGGTCGGCCATCCGACGGGCGGAGGCCGGGGAGGATGCGGCACGGTGA
- a CDS encoding TetR/AcrR family transcriptional regulator, translated as MGRNRRREAMLQAAIGLFSDKGYHATTVREIAQAVGILPGSLYAHMASKEDLLYEAVVQASERFQEAVAPIAESPGHAGERLRQAMAAHIRVVAESPAAATVFLHEWRALSPQRRAMAVAHRRAYEELLARIIREGVESGVFRPVDEKFVRLLVLSAVNWTYQWYRADGPLSPEQVADQFYAIIAGGLLRNAADPGSAALPASADGEPAPQGPSRVAAGGESG; from the coding sequence ATGGGCCGAAACCGGCGCAGGGAGGCCATGCTGCAGGCCGCCATCGGCCTGTTCAGCGACAAGGGGTACCACGCCACCACCGTACGGGAGATCGCCCAGGCGGTGGGGATCCTCCCCGGGTCGCTGTACGCGCACATGGCCTCCAAGGAGGACCTGCTCTACGAGGCGGTGGTGCAGGCGTCGGAACGCTTCCAGGAGGCGGTCGCGCCGATTGCGGAGTCCCCCGGACACGCCGGAGAGCGGCTCCGGCAGGCGATGGCGGCGCACATCCGGGTCGTCGCCGAGTCGCCGGCCGCGGCCACCGTCTTCCTGCACGAGTGGCGGGCTCTGTCTCCCCAGCGGCGGGCGATGGCGGTGGCCCACCGCCGGGCGTACGAGGAGCTCCTGGCCCGCATCATCCGCGAGGGGGTCGAGTCCGGCGTCTTCCGGCCCGTTGACGAGAAGTTTGTCCGGCTGCTGGTCCTGAGCGCGGTGAACTGGACGTACCAGTGGTACCGCGCCGACGGCCCGCTCAGCCCCGAGCAGGTCGCGGACCAGTTCTACGCCATCATCGCCGGGGGGCTGCTGCGCAACGCGGCGGATCCGGGGAGCGCGGCCCTGCCGGCGAGCGCCGATGGGGAGCCCGCGCCGCAGGGCCCTTCGCGCGTGGCCGCGGGCGGGGAGAGCGGGTAG
- a CDS encoding MBL fold metallo-hydrolase, whose amino-acid sequence MSNQPVSLRIEQYLPSVTLVTRPLPGSSDFPVTAAQVTGQRHRVVVDTLIRPADMAPFAGATLVIYTHFDWDHCWGTAAFPGVPVIGHQLTRERLLAPEPGEFLERMRAEKPAHFEGSQIIPPDVTFRDRLDIDAGGLTLELHHLPGHTADSVVVHVPELGLLLAGDAVETPLPTLSESGHIRAWAGALRKWSQAGLKHVVPGHGRPGGPELLAANAAYIEGVLEAAEAGLAKGQTPQEIAAERPLAALLPAGLVDTLAPYYRQQHEANIAAAHAELRQSAGT is encoded by the coding sequence GTGAGCAACCAGCCTGTAAGCCTACGAATTGAGCAGTACCTGCCCTCCGTCACCCTGGTCACACGCCCGCTTCCGGGCAGCTCGGACTTTCCGGTGACCGCCGCGCAGGTGACGGGACAGCGGCACCGGGTGGTGGTCGACACCCTCATCCGACCCGCCGACATGGCCCCCTTCGCCGGGGCGACCCTCGTGATCTACACCCATTTCGACTGGGATCACTGCTGGGGCACCGCCGCGTTTCCGGGCGTGCCTGTGATCGGCCACCAGCTCACCCGGGAGCGGCTCCTGGCCCCGGAACCCGGGGAGTTCCTGGAGCGGATGCGCGCGGAGAAGCCCGCCCACTTCGAGGGCAGCCAGATCATCCCCCCGGACGTCACCTTCCGGGACCGCCTGGACATCGACGCCGGCGGCCTCACCCTGGAACTGCACCACCTGCCCGGCCACACCGCCGACTCGGTGGTGGTCCACGTGCCCGAACTGGGGCTCCTGCTGGCCGGCGATGCCGTGGAGACCCCGCTGCCGACCCTGAGCGAATCCGGACACATCCGGGCATGGGCCGGCGCCTTGCGGAAGTGGAGCCAGGCGGGCCTGAAGCACGTGGTGCCGGGCCACGGCCGTCCCGGCGGGCCGGAGTTGCTGGCGGCCAACGCCGCGTACATCGAAGGGGTCCTGGAGGCGGCCGAGGCCGGCCTGGCGAAGGGGCAGACGCCGCAGGAGATCGCGGCGGAGCGGCCGCTGGCCGCGCTGCTCCCGGCCGGATTGGTCGACACCCTGGCCCCGTACTACCGGCAGCAGCACGAGGCCAACATCGCCGCTGCGCACGCCGAACTGCGGCAGTCGGCCGGGACATAG
- the paaA gene encoding 1,2-phenylacetyl-CoA epoxidase subunit PaaA has translation MRTLDERHAEFLDRVTRGEKVEATDWMPDESRMALVKFLQMHALSELMGALPEKEWVPRAPTLARKLSLMAKVQDEVGHAQLILRVAEDLAAPLGKGREELVEELFTGECKFHNVFHMPAPTWADAGIIGWLVDGAAVVTQAALLTSSYAPYARVLQRVCAEEGFHIQHGESICLALAEGTPAQRRMLQEALERWWEPLLLFFGPPESNSPASAVLFRYRFRTKTNEELRQKFLSKYVPRIRALGLTIPDPELRYDEAAGRWIYTPPDWSKLKAIARNQGPLSQYRLGLRRLSYEQGRWVREALLTPAAQAV, from the coding sequence GTGCGCACGCTTGACGAACGGCACGCGGAGTTCCTGGACCGCGTGACCCGGGGGGAGAAGGTCGAGGCGACCGACTGGATGCCCGACGAGAGCCGCATGGCCCTGGTCAAGTTCCTGCAGATGCACGCCCTTTCCGAGTTGATGGGCGCCCTGCCCGAGAAGGAGTGGGTGCCCCGGGCGCCGACGCTGGCGCGCAAGCTGAGCCTGATGGCGAAGGTGCAGGACGAGGTGGGCCACGCCCAGCTGATCCTGCGGGTGGCCGAGGACCTGGCGGCCCCGCTGGGCAAGGGCCGGGAGGAGCTGGTGGAGGAGCTGTTCACCGGCGAGTGCAAGTTCCACAACGTGTTTCACATGCCGGCGCCCACGTGGGCCGACGCGGGCATCATCGGCTGGCTGGTGGACGGCGCCGCGGTGGTCACGCAGGCGGCCCTGCTGACCTCCTCCTACGCGCCTTATGCCCGGGTGCTGCAGCGAGTCTGCGCCGAGGAGGGGTTTCACATCCAGCACGGCGAGTCCATCTGCCTGGCGCTGGCAGAGGGGACCCCGGCCCAGCGCCGGATGTTGCAGGAGGCCCTGGAGCGCTGGTGGGAGCCGTTGCTGCTCTTTTTCGGCCCCCCGGAATCGAACTCGCCCGCGTCGGCCGTCCTCTTCCGGTACCGGTTCCGCACCAAGACCAACGAGGAGCTCCGGCAGAAGTTCCTCAGCAAGTACGTGCCCCGCATCCGGGCCCTGGGGCTGACCATCCCGGACCCGGAACTGCGGTACGACGAGGCGGCCGGCCGGTGGATCTACACCCCGCCCGACTGGTCCAAGCTGAAGGCCATCGCCCGCAACCAGGGGCCGCTGTCGCAGTACCGGTTGGGGCTCAGGCGGCTCTCCTACGAGCAGGGACGCTGGGTGCGGGAGGCGCTGCTGACCCCGGCGGCGCAGGCGGTATAG
- a CDS encoding GntP family permease — translation MASGPILLVILLAAIAFIIYSTAKLKLNPFLALLLTAYGVGFAAGMPATEIVSTITNGFGGLMTSIGLVIILGTIIGVFLEKSGAAIVMADSILKVVGEKRPALAMNLIGYIVSIPVFCDSGFVILSSLNKALSKRTGVSLTALAVALSTGLYATHVLVPPTPGPLAAAGNLGLTNLGLAIMVGLLVAIPTSLAGLFWANRFAKDGKTDKSSPEAALRAWEEMKAQYGRLPGVWAAYAPIVVPIALIALSSVADFPSHPFGEGAVKTVLNFLGTPVTALLIGVFCCLFLVEKIDEKVLNDWIGASLKDAATILIVTGAGGALGKILSTTPIGSYLGETLSTWNLGIFLPFVIAAALKTAQGSSTVALVTTSAIIAPMLPALGFDSEMGRVLMVMAIGAGSMVVSHANDSFFWVVSQFSDMDVATAYRAQTIGTAVTGVVAIVTTALLSLVLL, via the coding sequence ATGGCATCAGGCCCGATTCTTCTTGTCATCCTGTTGGCCGCGATCGCATTCATCATCTATAGTACCGCCAAGCTGAAGCTGAACCCGTTCCTGGCCCTGCTCCTCACCGCCTACGGCGTCGGTTTCGCCGCCGGCATGCCGGCCACCGAGATCGTCTCCACCATCACCAACGGATTCGGCGGCCTCATGACCAGCATCGGCCTCGTGATCATCCTGGGCACCATCATCGGCGTCTTCCTGGAGAAGTCCGGCGCCGCCATCGTGATGGCCGATTCGATCCTGAAGGTGGTGGGTGAGAAGCGGCCCGCCCTGGCCATGAACCTGATCGGCTACATCGTCTCCATCCCGGTCTTCTGCGATTCCGGCTTCGTCATCCTGTCCTCCCTGAACAAGGCGCTGTCCAAGCGGACCGGCGTCTCGCTGACCGCCCTGGCGGTGGCGCTCTCCACCGGCCTGTACGCCACCCACGTGCTGGTGCCGCCGACCCCCGGCCCGCTGGCCGCCGCAGGCAACCTGGGCCTGACCAACCTCGGGCTGGCGATCATGGTCGGCCTCCTGGTTGCCATCCCCACGTCGCTGGCCGGTCTGTTCTGGGCCAACCGGTTCGCCAAGGACGGCAAGACCGACAAGTCCTCTCCGGAGGCGGCGCTCAGGGCCTGGGAGGAGATGAAGGCCCAGTATGGCCGGCTGCCCGGCGTCTGGGCCGCCTATGCCCCCATCGTGGTGCCCATCGCCCTGATCGCCCTCTCTTCGGTGGCCGACTTCCCCAGCCATCCCTTCGGTGAAGGGGCCGTGAAGACCGTCCTGAACTTCCTGGGCACCCCGGTGACCGCCCTGCTGATCGGCGTCTTCTGCTGCCTGTTCCTGGTGGAGAAGATCGATGAGAAGGTCCTCAACGACTGGATCGGCGCTTCGCTGAAGGACGCCGCCACGATTCTGATCGTCACCGGCGCCGGCGGCGCCCTGGGCAAGATCCTCTCGACCACTCCCATCGGCTCCTACCTGGGTGAGACCCTCTCCACCTGGAACCTGGGCATCTTCCTGCCGTTCGTGATCGCCGCCGCGCTCAAGACCGCCCAGGGCTCCTCCACCGTTGCCCTGGTCACCACCTCCGCCATCATCGCCCCGATGCTGCCGGCCCTGGGCTTTGACAGCGAAATGGGCCGCGTGCTGATGGTGATGGCCATAGGTGCCGGCTCGATGGTGGTCTCCCACGCCAACGACAGCTTCTTCTGGGTGGTCTCCCAGTTCTCCGACATGGACGTCGCCACCGCCTACCGGGCTCAGACCATCGGCACGGCCGTCACCGGTGTGGTTGCCATCGTGACCACCGCCCTCCTGTCGCTGGTGCTGCTCTGA
- the paaD gene encoding 1,2-phenylacetyl-CoA epoxidase subunit PaaD, with protein MVTEGAIWAALADVRDPEIPPVSIVDMGMVHRVTVAGPRVRVEIMPTFVGCPALEIIRRDAEDRLRAVPGVEEVEVAFVLDPPWSSDRITAEGRRRLRSFGIAPPPPGSAGAPLLPAPEEVPACPYCGSTDTHLENLFGPTACRSIYYCDGCRQPFERMKRV; from the coding sequence ATGGTGACCGAGGGCGCGATCTGGGCGGCGCTCGCGGACGTGCGGGACCCCGAGATCCCGCCCGTCTCCATCGTCGACATGGGGATGGTCCACAGGGTGACGGTGGCCGGGCCGCGGGTGCGGGTGGAGATCATGCCCACCTTCGTCGGCTGCCCGGCCCTGGAGATCATCCGGCGGGACGCCGAGGACCGGCTCCGGGCGGTGCCGGGGGTGGAGGAGGTGGAGGTGGCGTTCGTCCTCGACCCGCCCTGGAGCAGCGATCGCATCACCGCCGAGGGGCGCCGGAGGCTGCGCAGCTTCGGCATCGCCCCGCCTCCTCCGGGCTCTGCCGGCGCGCCGCTCCTGCCGGCGCCCGAGGAAGTCCCCGCCTGCCCCTACTGCGGCTCCACCGATACGCACCTGGAGAACCTGTTCGGGCCCACGGCCTGCCGGTCGATCTATTACTGCGACGGCTGCCGGCAGCCCTTCGAGCGGATGAAGCGGGTGTGA
- a CDS encoding glycerate kinase, with protein sequence MKIIVAPDSFKGSLTALKAAEAMRQGVLDAMPDAEVVALPMADGGEGTTQALVAATGGQLVEAEVTGPLGEPVRAAFGLLGDGDTAVIEMAAASGLLLVPPERRDPKVTTTYGTGELIRAALDRGVRRILVGIGGSATNDGGVGMAQALGGRFLKADGSPVDRGGAALLELERIDLSGLDPRLKGVELMVACDVDNPLTGPRGAAAVYGPQKGATAEDVALLDRALTRLADVMVRDLGRDVRNLPGAGAAGGLGAGLMGFLGARLRPGIDVVMEVTGLRRQLQGAALLLTGEGRTDGQTLAGKVPLGLARAAAPCGVPVVVISGAVTDDADALLEQGVAALLSTAPGPVTLDEAMARADQWLRRATAQAMRLVRVGIQVPR encoded by the coding sequence ATGAAGATCATCGTGGCGCCGGACTCCTTCAAGGGAAGCCTGACCGCCCTGAAGGCTGCGGAAGCCATGCGGCAGGGCGTGCTGGACGCCATGCCCGACGCCGAGGTGGTGGCGCTGCCGATGGCCGATGGCGGGGAAGGTACCACCCAGGCGCTGGTGGCGGCCACTGGCGGTCAGCTGGTGGAAGCGGAGGTGACAGGCCCGCTGGGCGAACCGGTACGGGCCGCTTTTGGCCTGCTGGGCGACGGCGACACCGCCGTCATCGAGATGGCGGCCGCTTCCGGGCTGCTGTTGGTGCCGCCGGAGCGCAGGGATCCCAAGGTGACCACCACCTATGGCACCGGTGAACTGATCCGGGCGGCCCTGGACCGGGGCGTGCGCCGGATCCTGGTCGGCATCGGCGGCAGCGCCACCAACGACGGCGGCGTAGGCATGGCCCAGGCCCTGGGCGGCCGTTTCCTGAAGGCGGACGGCAGCCCGGTGGATCGGGGCGGCGCGGCCCTGTTGGAGTTGGAGCGGATCGACCTGAGCGGCCTGGACCCCCGGCTGAAGGGCGTGGAGCTGATGGTGGCCTGTGACGTGGACAATCCGCTGACCGGTCCGCGCGGCGCGGCGGCGGTCTACGGCCCGCAGAAGGGGGCCACGGCGGAGGACGTGGCGCTGCTGGACCGGGCGCTTACCCGGCTGGCCGACGTGATGGTCCGGGACCTGGGCCGGGATGTCCGGAACCTGCCGGGCGCAGGAGCCGCCGGTGGGCTCGGGGCCGGGCTCATGGGATTCCTGGGCGCACGGCTCCGTCCGGGAATTGATGTGGTGATGGAGGTCACCGGGCTTCGGCGACAGTTGCAGGGCGCGGCGCTGCTCCTCACCGGCGAGGGCAGGACCGACGGCCAGACCCTGGCGGGCAAGGTGCCGCTGGGCCTGGCGCGGGCGGCGGCGCCCTGCGGCGTGCCGGTGGTCGTGATCTCGGGCGCGGTGACCGACGATGCCGACGCCCTGCTGGAGCAGGGGGTCGCGGCGCTGCTCAGTACTGCCCCGGGGCCGGTGACGCTGGATGAGGCCATGGCTCGGGCCGACCAGTGGCTGCGGCGGGCAACCGCCCAGGCTATGCGGCTGGTCCGGGTTGGCATACAGGTTCCCCGTTAG
- the phoU gene encoding phosphate signaling complex protein PhoU, producing MRSALETQLRDLNRDVLQMGRLVSGMVEKAVRSLAQQDAALAQQVIDQDDEVDRMLIAIEMRCLQVMALQQPMARDLRAVGSSLKVVTDLERVADHATDIAEVTLKLAGEPLIKPLIDIPRMADLAQQMVREALEAFVQQDEAAARTMIARDHDMDDLYRAVFDELVEMMERDPGVVRQATYLLHVAGWLERIGDHATNLGEWIIYQLTGELNDLNT from the coding sequence GTGCGCAGCGCGCTGGAGACGCAGCTCAGGGACCTTAACCGGGATGTCCTGCAGATGGGCCGGCTGGTGAGCGGGATGGTGGAGAAGGCGGTCCGTTCCCTGGCCCAGCAGGACGCGGCCCTGGCGCAGCAGGTCATTGACCAGGACGACGAGGTCGACCGGATGCTGATCGCCATCGAGATGCGCTGCCTGCAGGTCATGGCCCTGCAGCAGCCGATGGCCCGCGACCTGCGCGCCGTGGGCTCCAGCCTCAAGGTGGTCACCGACCTGGAGCGGGTGGCCGACCACGCCACCGACATCGCCGAGGTGACCCTGAAGCTGGCCGGCGAACCGCTGATCAAGCCGCTGATCGACATCCCCCGCATGGCCGACCTGGCCCAGCAGATGGTGCGGGAGGCGCTGGAGGCCTTCGTCCAGCAGGACGAGGCCGCGGCCCGTACCATGATCGCCCGGGATCACGACATGGACGACCTGTACCGGGCGGTGTTCGATGAGCTGGTGGAGATGATGGAGCGGGACCCCGGGGTCGTGCGGCAGGCGACCTACCTGCTGCACGTGGCCGGCTGGCTGGAGCGGATCGGCGACCACGCGACGAACCTGGGCGAGTGGATCATCTACCAGCTCACCGGCGAGCTGAACGACCTGAATACGTAG
- a CDS encoding CPBP family intramembrane glutamic endopeptidase yields the protein MPADVLAGVALAVQSAIALYLVVGEPILGTRSYRRLLAILDSDPAARLNFYRKIVILEWALVFLVLVTLRLAGEPAAVIGLTSGRLDSEALILVIALAAGIAAPLIIGAFSPGYREALQRQMESVKGLLPGRPDERLWYALVAITAGVCEEILFRGFLIAYFMKVVPGLPVVAALILSGAVFGMAHLYQGWGGVMTTGFLGIMLGVLYLYTGSLVWPIVTHALLDLRVLALPGVKPPASQ from the coding sequence ATGCCGGCAGACGTCCTGGCCGGCGTGGCGCTGGCCGTGCAGAGCGCGATTGCGCTCTACCTGGTGGTCGGGGAACCGATCCTCGGGACCCGCTCGTACCGGCGCCTGCTCGCCATCCTGGACAGTGATCCCGCCGCACGCCTCAACTTCTACAGGAAGATCGTCATCCTGGAATGGGCGCTGGTCTTCCTGGTTCTCGTCACGCTCAGGCTGGCCGGTGAGCCGGCGGCGGTCATCGGGCTGACCTCCGGCCGGCTGGACTCGGAGGCCCTGATCCTGGTCATCGCCCTGGCCGCGGGCATCGCCGCTCCGCTCATCATCGGGGCCTTCTCGCCCGGCTACCGGGAGGCCCTGCAGCGGCAGATGGAGTCGGTGAAGGGCTTGCTCCCCGGGCGGCCGGATGAGCGGCTGTGGTACGCGCTCGTGGCCATCACCGCGGGGGTGTGCGAGGAGATCCTCTTCCGCGGCTTCCTCATCGCCTACTTCATGAAGGTGGTGCCGGGACTACCCGTCGTCGCCGCGCTGATCCTGTCCGGCGCCGTCTTCGGCATGGCGCACCTCTACCAGGGCTGGGGCGGCGTGATGACCACGGGATTCCTCGGCATCATGCTGGGTGTGCTCTACCTCTACACCGGTTCGCTCGTCTGGCCGATCGTAACCCATGCCCTCCTGGACCTGCGTGTGCTGGCCCTGCCGGGCGTGAAGCCCCCGGCGTCCCAATGA
- the paaC gene encoding 1,2-phenylacetyl-CoA epoxidase subunit PaaC, translating to MDTASVIALLYQLADDELVIGHRDSEWLGLAPHIEEDVAFSSIAQDEVGHAALFFRLLEELGQGRADDLAFLRPAGRRRNAVLLERPNGPGTYLDEPRFDWAYTVVRRLAYDLFDAIRLEVLCSSSYAPLAQAAAKVRREERYHLLHHTTWFRRLATGTDESRRRLEAAVAAVWPDVGGLFTPGEVAPGPHFPVRPDELAGRWAERMAPLFAEVGLTWPGRPESAAAPGADGRLGQHTPDLEGLLSTMGEVYRTAPGAAW from the coding sequence GTGGACACCGCGAGCGTGATTGCGCTTCTCTATCAGCTGGCCGACGACGAACTGGTCATCGGCCACCGGGACTCGGAGTGGCTGGGGCTGGCGCCGCACATCGAGGAGGACGTGGCCTTTTCGTCCATTGCCCAGGACGAGGTGGGGCACGCGGCGCTCTTCTTCCGCCTGCTGGAGGAGCTGGGCCAGGGCCGGGCGGACGACCTGGCGTTCCTGCGCCCTGCGGGGCGGCGGCGCAACGCCGTCCTCCTGGAGCGGCCCAACGGGCCGGGGACCTACCTCGACGAGCCCCGGTTCGACTGGGCCTACACGGTCGTCCGGCGCCTGGCCTACGACCTCTTCGACGCGATCCGGCTGGAGGTGCTCTGCTCCTCGTCCTACGCTCCGCTGGCGCAGGCGGCGGCCAAGGTCCGGCGGGAGGAGCGGTATCACCTGCTGCACCACACCACCTGGTTCCGGCGGCTGGCCACCGGCACGGACGAGTCGCGCCGGCGCCTGGAGGCGGCCGTGGCGGCAGTGTGGCCCGACGTGGGAGGGCTGTTCACCCCGGGGGAGGTGGCGCCGGGCCCGCACTTCCCGGTCCGCCCGGACGAACTGGCCGGGCGCTGGGCTGAGCGGATGGCGCCCCTCTTCGCCGAGGTGGGGCTCACCTGGCCCGGTCGCCCGGAGTCGGCTGCCGCGCCCGGGGCCGACGGCCGGCTGGGCCAGCACACGCCGGATCTGGAAGGGCTGCTGTCGACGATGGGGGAGGTCTACCGGACCGCCCCGGGTGCGGCATGGTGA